The Arachis hypogaea cultivar Tifrunner chromosome 14, arahy.Tifrunner.gnm2.J5K5, whole genome shotgun sequence DNA window aacgtaaacgaagaacataccagtgagaaagcgggaggaaaagaacgatggagaagaacgagggaagacgcgcgagaagaagaacaaccaaatctcaaaataacgaaaacgaagaaggaaacaaatattttaaatttggtagttagatatacgcgggatcttatatagcgcgtgtaatcaacgtacGTGGAGCAGCacgtattttgattttattgtttaatgagcttgtaaagcatacaagccctaatggcttgtatgcagagcttttccgataaaaaaaaatacactctattttttttattatttcatgaATCTTGGATTATTTCTTTAATATTTAGTCGACATTTTATTAAcactttaattaaaatattaacttataaaCAATAGACAAGATATGATTATAGAtcaccaaaataaaacaaaatattagcatgataaatgagtttaatttttttaaaagattttaattttttccaataataataataataataataataataataataataataataataataataatatgattatggatcaccaaaataaaataaaatattagcatgataaatgagtttaattttttttaaaagattttattttttttcaataataataataataataataataataataataataataataataataataataataataataataataataataataggtgtGTATTGCCAATGAGCTATATCTTAAATGGTATAGTCTATTCATACTCATTTAAAacttgcgggttcgagtctccttatATACTGTGGTTGGTTAAGAGAGGTATTTGAATGTTGGTTAGAGAATGTGGGACTAGTTTGGACTTGTTAGAGAGAAATGGGTCAGCCCCGGATGTTCGGGTCGACGGCCATTCCAGTGCGAAATCCGAAGGTCGCGTTCATAACagatagtaaaataaaataaataaaaaataagtgaataaaatataaaaatatatatatttagaaaccataatttttaatttatattattttttggtaAGAAAAATTTTGGCTAGGTGAACCGCCCAACACCCCCTAATAAGTAgtagttttgaatttgaaaccAAGGAAAGaagccacaaaattcaaatgcaatatCTACCTTAGCTTTACCCAAAATAAAGAATGTTTATTTTTCCCGGCGATACAACTAATCCTATTCTAAAGCAAGTCACCCTATATATAAtaaacacacacatacacacatcaGAAGGCACACATTATTTCAGTACCATACAAAACAAATCTCACCATCTGAATCCTTGCCGAGAATCCTGAAAACCCCAAAAAAGAAAGTTCCAATAGTCACCACAAATTGTGATCTAAGCAAGAAGaaacaaaggaaaaaaggaaGAATGAAACTCAAGGAAAAAGATTTCGCAGTGAACCACATGGGAACAGTGACCATAATCCCTGAAGAACCTGACGACATATGGATCCTCTATAATATTATCAACCCCGGCGATTACGTCACGGCCGATACCTCCCGGAAGGTCCACCACCAACTCAACGACGCCAAGACCACCACCGCCTCCCGGGTTAAGCTCTCCATCCACCTGAAGGTCACCTGCCGCGACTTCCACAAGGACTCTTCCACCCTTCGCATCCACGGCCGTAACCTCGAGCCGAACGATTACATCGCCGTCGGATCGTTCCACACCCTCACCTTAGAGCGCAACAAGCCCTTCGAGCTCCACAAGAAGCTCTGGAAGGACGACGTCGTCGAGGCTCTCCAGGAACGAGAGAACCACGAAGCTTGCCCCGATGCAGAACTCGCAGTAATTCTCTTTCAACAAGACCATGCTGAGATTTATCTGATCGGAAAAGGCATAACTGCTATGGTTTCGAAGGTTGAAACGTCTTCTTCAAGGAGCGGAGGAAGaaattcttcatcttcatctccttcttcttcaaacTCTAAGAACGTGTTCTTCCGCGAGGTTTTCACGGCGTTCATAAAGCACGTGGATCTGAACAAGGTTAAGAACACTGTGATCGCAAGCGAGGATTCGAAAAAGGATGAGTTTCGAAGGTTTATGATATCGGAggcaaagaggatgaagatgagaagaatagaagagaatataGGAAGGATCGTGGTGGCTGCAGGTGGTGATTGCAACGGCAATTTGAAGGATCTTTTGGGAGAAGGCACGGTGATGAACCTTATGAAGGACAGCAAGGTAGGGTTGCAGATTAGGGCACTAAAGAAGGTTTGGGACATGGTTTCGAGTGACTCGGATCGCGCTTGCTACGGACCTAAGAGCGTGAAGAGTGCTCAAGAGATGGGAGCCATTGAAACGCTTTTGATCAGTGATGAGCTGTACCGGAGCAATGAGGTTGCCATAAGGAAGAGGCACGGTTGTTTGGTGAAGGCGGTTAGGGAGAGTGGTGGGGACGCGTTGGTTTACTCTTCTATGCATGTTATGGCAGAGCAGTTGCAGCAACTCACCGGTATTGCTGCCATTCTCAGGTTTCCGTTGCCTGTTATTGATGATGAAGACGATGATGATGCTTATTAGAGCAAGTTTTATGATTAATTAGGATGTGGGACTTAGCTTGTATTTCCTTATTACAATTCTCACCGCGTCATATTCTTTAGGTATTTTTAAAATACTCTAGTGTATATAGTTTATTAGAGTATCTTTATTAGGATAAAGATGTCTAATACTCGTATATATTGTTAGTATAAAAATGAATATTAATGTTGATAGTGAATCATTTCGACCAATGGTAGCGTCGAACTAGCATAGGTCGGAGGTCGAAAAAATGGGCCAGATCGCAATTCGGTATATGATCAAGGTTGGTTGTGATGGTGGATAATGGAAAACATGGGAGCGAAAAAATAACAGACATCATAAATTTAAGTCTAAAGAAAGACGAGGGTAATGAAAGCGTGGCGTTCGAGGTTTTTACCAAAGTCGAAAACAAGGTcatgagaaaaaaaaaggagaagtgaGATCGTGGAACaagttcatgaaaaaaaaaacaaggtttttgtttttctttttgtcctaacaaattaaatacaatatatgatAAGTCTAGGATATTAATTACACAAATTCTAATGATATTAAATAAAAGGATGAAATATATATTACCTGAATTTAAGACGTAAATTATATGTATCATATATAATATCACTTAGCCTATCATGCTCCAATAACAATACAATTCAACAACTAATCAATTAATAAATGCCTCAACAGCAAAATTTAACACTCAACaactaagtgtgtgtttggatgaCGGTTTACAAACAGAGGTTTAGaggtttgtataaaattaattttgtagaaTTGATTTTTATCAAAAGTAAGTTAGTATCAACGTAGTTTATGTTTAGTAATTCTTATTCAAAATAGATCATAGTAAACTAAATATTGTTTGTATTACATTattcaaaattacttttagataaaaaattacagaaaatgacatgaatttaaataattattttatgttatcttataattttattttaaatatttaaataaattttaatatttttttagtactctcaatattctttagtactctaataggattaatagaatcataatataaagtaaaaaaatatttcacacaaaaaagaaataacaataacagtaaaagaactcatataaaaaaaacagaagttttataaaaaataataatatacataagagagtattagaaaaaagtattataaaaaaataataaacatatgaATAATGAAGGACATAATTGGTACATAGAACATAAAGTTCAATCCAACGTAAAAAGGTGAACGGAAAAGCTAGAATTTTTAGCTTTTGGTAAACGTGGGTTGAAGACAGAAATCACTTTTGCGTTTACAGCATAAAAAAGTTGCCAAACATAAAGATGAGGCATTCAAGGAACTAAAACGAGCTTCTCTCTTCTCCAAGCAATCAGCTTTAGGGGTGTCAAAAATCCCCAGGAGGCGGGGATCCCCGCGGGGACCGCCCGAATGGGGCCCCGTTGGTGGGGAATTTTCCCCGTGGGGATGGAgatggggatggggagcaaaATTCCCCCCGAGACAGGCGCGGAGACCCAAGCGGAGATCCCCGCCCCATCCCCGATAATTTCTCGAGTGTTTGAAATTTCTTAAATAACCTTACTTTATTTCTAACATAGGTaggttttttagtaattttaccaattaaaaaaaccctaaccctattatTCAGTCTTCCCTACTCACTGTGCTGTAtaattttgattttctctccttttaTGTATCTAAAGCAATTAGACATATAGGGTTTATAATTTTGAAATAGTtagggtttgattttgaaatagtaGCTTGATTTTTTCTCCTTCTATGTATCTAAAGCAATTATGATTTCTCTTGCTGAGTATGCTGACCATCAAAGAATACTTGATGTTAAAGACTATATCTTATTGCTTTTTTTTAGAATAGAAgttgtattttaagattttattttatggattatAATTTGCTATGTTGTATTTCTGGACTTATAATCTTGGATAAGATATGTTTATGTGTTTGTAATAGTATTTTgtagtttgttttttatttttttgatattttttactataattttcatatgaatgttAAAATATAAGAGGATGGGGAATGGGGCCCCGCGGGGAATATGGGGAACGCGGGGAATGAGAATGGGGACAACTATCCTCCCATGGCGGGGATCGGGACGGGGATGGGGATTAATTCTGGGGGCGGGgacggggagcagggaggcatcccccgccccgCCCCACCCCATTGACATCCTTAATCagcttcaacaattaatcatgctTCAAGCAATAATCAACACCTAGGTTTAGACTTTAGAACCAACAATTAATCAATGCTTCAACAATTATTCATGCTTCAAGCAATCAACAACAAGGTTTAGAACTAACAATTAATCCATGCTTTAACAATTACTAGCAGAAGCCCCCGCGCATACGCGCGAGTAATAGTAGTGTTTGGATGGTGTAACTGCTTTGCTTAAAACATTGAATTGAATATTAATATTGTATGTAACATATATAATGATCTTTTGATCGATTTAAACACAGAGTAATAAGACATAATATAAATAAGGTGTGAAATTAAAGGGAACACACAAAGAAAAGAACCATTAAATATTTTAGCTGTGTTGTACTCTCTATTATGTACTCCCTTCTAATTAAAAATGCAAGATTCCAAAAATGGTATAAACAATAAAGGAAacacaataaacaaaagaaatataaaagataGGAAGATGATAGAAATTGACACAGTCATTTAGATCTATGCTCTAAtggaaaattagagaaaaatatgaGTAACCATGAATATCCACTGCTTTGTTAAGTAACATTTTTCCATTTTTGCATCAAGTTAGAATATAAATGCACAGAAAGGAGTTAATACCCAAAATGACCCCTGAAATTTGACTACTGACTcaatttgatcttttaattttcaattgacccAATTTATACCCTGAAATTTTAAGACGTAGCTCAGATTGATCCTTTCGTTCAACTTCGTCACCGGAGTGATGACGTGGCACCCAAACCTCACCATATGCCTCTCCTTTTTCCTCTTACCATAGCCATCACCACCTCCCCTCTACCAACACTCTCTCTCTCCCAACAAACAACAACATTCACAATCCACCAACACCCACACATTTCAACCGCTATAGCTTTGAAGAGCATAATGCCTACACTCACCATTCCTTCATGACTGCAAGTAGATAACAAACCAATGAATGTGACATCGTTAGGAGCAACACCATGAACTACCATTTGCGAAAAAATCTGCAATGCTTGCTTACCGTGACCATTCATCGCTATGCCGCAAATAATAGCACCCCAAGAAATAACATCCTTATGCACAATAATGTTAAAAATCTTGAACCCTATTTTCATGTAACCACAGTTAGCATACAGGTTGAGCAATACATTTCCAATTTTACCATCAATCACAAGGTTACACCACCCATTGTCCCAAATTCGAAGCACTCTCACTCATTGCAACCATCTTCATGTTCCTATTAAGAGGAATTTAAAGTGTGGTGATgtgtttctttttccttttctatttctcttcaatttattaatattagtaaTTGTTAATGTTGTTTGTTGGGGAGGAAAGATAGTAATGGTGACGGTGAGAAAGGGAAGGATCAGATAATAGAAAGACCCTTCATAAGTGGCGGTAAAGGTGTGTGGGTGTTGGTAGGTTGTGAATTTTGTTGTTTGTTGGGAGAGGGAGGGTGTTCTTAGAGGGGAGTTGGTTATGGCTATGCtaagaggaagaaggagaggcATGTGATAAAGTTTTGATGCCATGTCATCACTCCGGTAACGGAGTTGGACGGAAGGGTCAATTTGAACCACGTCTTAATAATTTAAGTATACTTTTCATAATTAGCTAGCATGGATAAGAAAAGAGTAATACATTTAAAGAAGATATCTATAATAATAAAAGTGGCTAATTCAAAAGTAATAGATTATGTtgttattgaaaatttttattctaaaatagaaAGTATAAAATACCTTTTTTATATTTGTATCATGAAATCTTGAGCAATTActaatttgcatgaaattaaaataattaaatagaactataatagaaaaaatatataaaacaaaaaatagccttattagattaaaaaggaaagaaaaaacttTAGTTGCTTCTATGTCAAattatcaattattattatttttggaatAAGATTTTGGCCATAAGTAGATTAAGTACTTTTATGGCCTCAAAGAAATACACTATCAAAAAgaaagattcaaaataaaaatgataaaaagaaatcataactgctaataaaaaaagatatatatccATTTACATATTTTCTATATAGAAGACTCAtcttttgattgtatttttttatatactattcTCTGATGTCATCTACTACAGCAGCTAAACAATTTGactttaaaaagatatttttctttaGACTTTCTCCAGAATTTTAGCTTTTGAAAAAATGCTCTTTTTTAAGAATGTTTTTGTCTTTTCTGTATTTGTTAATATATATTTCCATAAGAACAAATATGTAACTATCCTTTCATTCTACTATATCCTTCTTTACTTTTAGAAAACTTAAATTCATGCATCTATTCTACAATTAGCCAATAATTTTCGCTGTAACATATTGAACATAAAACAAAGTCAATATACACAATTTTGTGATAACTTTTATATCCAATGTTAgccaaaataaatgaaaaaaatcaataaaaaatgacaataacaaaatttgaaatcgtataattttttttttaaaataagccaTCAAACAAAAGTAGACAATTTAAGTATAATCTTATTTATAACAACATAACCTTTTTTAAGTATATAAAACTCACAGTGCTAAATAATGTAATGGCATTTAAGATTTAGCTTTAATTTAGTGAGACATTCAAGTTAGCAATACAATGATATAATCTTGTGTATATCTTATTGGATGTACATCAAAATTTATTCTTGTTTCCAAGCATAGCCTGAATTGTTTGCTCAAACAAAGATTAAGTCTATTCAAGATCATTAATATTTAATGTGGCTTAATGGCAACCATGATGACTGGTAACTGTCCATGCTTTCTCTTCTACTCCAGCTCCTCCCAGCAAGTACTGCTATTATTAAATGCAATCTGGGACAACATCTTCTACTCCAACTCCAGGATGCTCATGAAACACATGCAACAGCTCTGCAAAAGTCATCAGAATATTATTAGCAAAACTTAAAACTATTCAAAGAGAACTTAAAACTAAATACATCATCTAACTTCTGAAGTCATTAAAGTGCTGCCTCAAGACATATTACTTAATATTAATATAACAtaccaaaaaaatattgttacTAATTTAAAGTATTAAGTAATTAAAGATAGACATAGCAaccttttcttttaaatattccTTGTTGTTATGTTACCATATCTTCCTCAACTTAACATAGTCTTTTTGttgcaaaaatttttttatttgaaaaaggaaTGCTTTTTTCAGATACTAATGCAGAAGATTATTATTCTACTTTTAAGTTTGCATTTAAGGTTAAAAAAAGGTCTGGAAAGGACTTAACCTCATCAACATGTTATATATATCAACTTATTTTTTCATCTCTGATCTCTTTCGACGCCTAAATCAACAGTAACAACCTGCCCCTACTCCAATCCATCAGTCACTCCAAGCTCCTTATTATTAGCTTCTCCTATTCTTCACTCTGAATCATCCTCCTTATTTGTGCAACGAACCACCCGGTGAATGTTAACAACACATACCATTGCATCACATACCCAAGTCATTcacattctttaattttttccaagaaAGAAAAACTCAagttaaaacaaaatataaataaataaatgcagaAAAAAAGAACTTTTACATCATTAAATCACATGAAAAGTTGTAACTAATGCCTACATATTTTCTTCTAACCatccaataaaatataaatattatctaaaaaaattcatataactATATTAGATTTGAGGAAGTTTCTCTGACTACTTACATATTTAAAGATGCTAGTGGGTACCAAACACTTGGAAATGAAGCTACCACTTTCTTCTGCAAAAATTAACAGATATTATTAGTATGATATAGCAAACTATGGaaaagaaagtgaaaataattaaaaagggaTACTTTTGGTAGAACAAAGGAGTTGGGATGGGATTGTAACGAAAGAATATTTCCAACTTCTTTACTCTTTATTTCACAAACTTTGCTCACAAATAATCAAAATTGAAAACTGGTTTACTTCTATGTACAACAATTCTACAAATCAGATAAGTACACAACAAATAAAGGAATTCTTATAAGCCATTTTAAATTCCTTATTCATATATTTACTATTCCTAATAGCTAACACATAAAAGGATTGTTTAACATATTTACAATGCAGGTCAATCACAACCTCGAATTCTGAATGTCTAATAACTGACATAAGACATGAAAATGGTAAAGAAATCagcaatataattaataaaagataaatacaGTATGCTATCTAACAataaaatattaagaacaaaTTTTATGGGCAGTTCAGAGTAAGCTATGATCTTGATACAAATGGCACAGTTGCTGTTTGAACCTCAACCCCAACTCCGCATCATCCTTTGTCAAAGGGGAGATCATGATAATAGCAATGAAACTCTCTTAATAGGTATGTTCATAACAAAGTTGAGGCAcagcaaatcaaataaaatcaaattaggaGTGGTTGAGAAATCATGAAACCTCATACGTGTATATTGTCTTCAGTTCCTGAGATATTTctgaaaaggtttaattactctgttggtccctatagtttcgcaaaattttcaattaggtccctatacttttttttcttttaattgagttcttgcaccaaattttttttaattgggtccctacacttttttttccttttatttaggtccctctaccaattctttttttttttagttgggtccctataaacttaagccaattactactaagagggacttaattgaaaaagaaaatttggtgcagggacccaattaaaaagaaaaaaagtatagggtcctaattgaaaatttcacgaaactatagggaccaatagagtaattaaaccttccGAAAACTCAATGAGGGGATGCCATAGAAAAATCTACTGTCTCCAACATGTTGTGGTAGCTGAACACTAAAAGAATCTGCAGTAAAAGACATCATCAATCAAAGATGTAAGCACATAGTGAACAAATGCACAATTTATAGTTagtctaaaataaatataaagaaagGTGAGTTACCGTGTGGATTGGAGCTTCACATCCTCCTTCAATAAGCTACATTTACATAAAAAGCCATTACAATGAGAATTTCTATTTTAATAGGATATAAATTAAATCATTATGGCAAATATATATCAGATGACTAAAACTTGAATCCACCAACTGGTCCTACTTGAAGAGCACCTTGAGTAACATCGTCCATTAGCCCTGGTCCAGCCCCTGACCATGAAGTGCAATCCAAAAGATTTGCAATCTGCATAGCACACATACAAAACAGTAAATAgctattattttcttctatagaaaaatattttatcaaaaagaGAAATGAAAGAGATGAGACATCatcatataaatacaaattaagatATACAAATAGATATATTCCTACAACTAATATAACTATTCTACATAGTCCACCAAATTTGTTGCATAGTTCTAGGTGTTTCTTATGCGGTTAAGCCAAAATATTCACAGCCACATATATACCTAAAGAAAAAATATGGCAAGTTTCAATGATAGTACCTAAGAAAGAAACAGGCtataaatttatagatttatATAATCCATGACACTTAAATACATGAGCTTAATGATAGATTTGTAGAAGTACTATTGAAAATATCCACAACAAACTTATGAACTCATGTGACCTCAAGTTGCTATGAAGATTTGGTTTCAAAAATCTCTATTATTGCTCCAGACATTTGGATTAAGAGAAATAGGCATAAAATACACATCCAATGAAGCATATTTGGaaacaaatatttttcattcatcTTGATCAATCATTCTATCATCTTTTGTATTAGCATCACTAAAGGTGCCTGGAGTAAAATATATACAATTTTAGAAACATTAATTTCAAAGAGCACTTGAAAGGTAGTAAATAAGGGAAGAAATCTTAAGAACCTTATTCAGAtgcaaaaccaaaaaaaaaacaaagaaaagagagGAAATGATAACTTTAAAGAGCAATCAAAATAACATATATTAATCATGCAACAGAGAACATTCTTATGCTGAAAATGTTTTCACATTAAGAGAGAGCATTAAGAGAAAATAGATGAAGCAGGATCCCTTCCTACAGAAAGTTTTTTACTCAACAATAAGTGGAAGCAAGAAGCATCCTTATGATGTCTTAGGAACCTTACAATCTCAAAAGATGTCAATTTGTTTTCATTTGTCTATTATAAAAGCCTGAAAACAAAAATGCTGAAAAATTAATTGAGAATGCTGTCATTTGTATAATAGTTAACCTCTTTAAAATAACATCTCTTTTATTCTTTGCTGTCCCATTTTCATTTCTCCATCAGTTTGAAATGCAAAACGATGAAATTTGTATAGTTTTgcttttttaaattagttattaagaaataaaagtagctactaatgaaaatatacttagATTACCATGCATGTGTCAAGCTGCCATATTAATGTAGAGTAATGTTTACAATTATAAACCCCTTCGAAAAAGGATCTTTCTTAGGGAAAGCAAAGGTAATAAAAGCTTATGCACTCTAAAGTCATGAGAGGCAAGAAGCAGGACCgtgcaaaaaacaaaaaaatggccATGTTTTGTTGAATTTGTTTTAAGCACATATTTTGAGATCTCTCTTATGTGAACATTCCACAGCTGTAAGCTTgttaaaactcaaaaaataactgAACTAAGAGTAGTGTCTATAAATTTATATAGAAAATATTATCTTTAGAGGCAAATAACCATAGAGAAAAGCATGTAATAAAGTTATATAAAATAAGCGAGAATAAAAGCCTTGATGAATTGTTGGGATGCAATTCCACCAGCCAAAGCAGCCACATCATGAAGCTCTGCCGCACCAAATTGACACATCAAATTGATAAGATCCCCAGCCAAAGCAGCACCATTGTATATCCAGATGTGTTGCAGAGCAAAATAATCATCATAATATACAAAGTTTGATATTGAATAAATGGCAACTAACCAAGCACCTCAAAAGCAACAAAAAAATAGTCCATGTATTCAGTCAAATTTCAACATCAATATATTCAAACTGATTTTACATAAAAATTTGTTCAtgcaaattatattatttgttcTAATATGGTCAATTATGTCCTCTTCAAATGCAAATCAATTAGAGTGTGTAATCAGACTACTGTCCAAacattaaagaaataaaatataaactaagatATTATATCCACTTCAAAATTTTGCATC harbors:
- the LOC112740655 gene encoding protein PELOTA 1-like, which translates into the protein MKLKEKDFAVNHMGTVTIIPEEPDDIWILYNIINPGDYVTADTSRKVHHQLNDAKTTTASRVKLSIHLKVTCRDFHKDSSTLRIHGRNLEPNDYIAVGSFHTLTLERNKPFELHKKLWKDDVVEALQERENHEACPDAELAVILFQQDHAEIYLIGKGITAMVSKVETSSSRSGGRNSSSSSPSSSNSKNVFFREVFTAFIKHVDLNKVKNTVIASEDSKKDEFRRFMISEAKRMKMRRIEENIGRIVVAAGGDCNGNLKDLLGEGTVMNLMKDSKVGLQIRALKKVWDMVSSDSDRACYGPKSVKSAQEMGAIETLLISDELYRSNEVAIRKRHGCLVKAVRESGGDALVYSSMHVMAEQLQQLTGIAAILRFPLPVIDDEDDDDAY